Genomic DNA from Dethiosulfovibrio peptidovorans:
ACCTCAATCCATTGCCCTACCCCTGGAACGGTACCTTGGGATATGAGTTCGATATTGTCGGGGAGTTCTCCCTGCCCAATAAGAACCGCTTCTCCTTGAAAGACAAACAATTGATCCACGGTTATCACTCCCGAATGTAGTCTATCAAGCTTTGAGAACTCTATGGTACTACTAAAATCTTCTTTTGTGTTATTATTGTTTGGAGGACATCACATTTGGGAGGAGTGGCAATTGTGAGAAGACGATATATCGCAGCCTTGTTAGTTTTGTTTTGTCTTTGGGGAGGAGCAGCGTGGGCTCGGTCGATGACCGATGCTCTTGGGCGGCTTGTGACGGTTCCTGACCGAGTGGATCGTATTATCTGCTCGGGGGCAGGGTGCCTCCGGCTTGCCACGTACCTGAAGGTCTCCCATATGGTGGTGGCCGTGGACAGCATAGAGAAACGAGTGAACAAGATGGACGCCCGGCCCTATGCCCTGGCCCAGCCCAGGTATCGGAATCTGCCTCTCTTCGGAGAATTTCGGGGTAACGATAACCCCGAGCTTATTCTCTCTCTGAACCCGGCACCTCAGGTGATATTCAAAACAGGATGCACTGGCGATGAGGCCGAATCCCTCCAGACAAAGACGGGTATACCGGTGGTCGCTCTGAAGTACGGTAACCTGGTGAGCCGTCGGGAGGATCTCTACCGATCTTTGACCCTCATGGGCGAGGTGACAGATGTTTCCTCCCGGGCCCGGGAGGTGGTGGACTTTTTCAGGGAATCTATTCAGGATCTTCGCAAGAGGAGCGCTGAGGTCGATGAAGCACCGTCGACCTACGTGGGGGGCATCGGTTTTAGGGGGCCCCATGGGCTTTTGTCCACCGAACCGACGTATCCACCTTTCCTCTTTACCGGGGCAGAGAACGTGGCGGCTCAGGGATCTGGAGCTAAAGCCAGGCACGCTATGGTGGATCGGGAGGCTCTTCTTCGATGGGATCCTCAGGTGATCTTCGTGGATCTGTCCACGTTAACGGCCTCCGGCGGAGGAGCCCTGGTTGAGCTTCGAGACGATCCCCTGTGGGCTGAACTGTCGGCGGTGAAAAACCGGAGGCTTTACGGGGTGCTCCCTTATAACTGGTACAGCCAGAATTTTGGTAACATCCTTGCCGATGCCTATTTCGTGGGTTCAGTCCTCTTCCCAGAGCGGTTCGCCGACGTAGATGTATCGGCCAAGGCCGACGATATCTATCGGTTTTTGGTGGGTGAGCCGGTTTTCAAAAGGTTGGAGGAGAGGTTTGACGGCAGGGTTTTTCAGAGACTCGAACTGGGACGCTGAGGAAACCGGGTGCATCTTACCAGAAGCCAGGTTTCCTCAGCCTACCGTCAATATCTCGGGAGGAAACGATTTTTCTTTCTGGCTCTGTGTCTGTGCGCCGGGGGAGCCCTCTGTCTCTCCCTGTCGATAGGTGCCTCGGGACTCCCATTGATCCGGGTCGTTCGAGGACTGGTGGGGTTGGGCGATGTTCGGGATCGGCTTATCCTCTGGAACATCCGCATGCCTCAGGCCATGGCAGCGGTCGTGGCAGGAGCCGCTCTTTCCCTCTCGGGAGTGGCCATGCAGGCTATTCTCCGGAACCCTCT
This window encodes:
- a CDS encoding iron ABC transporter substrate-binding protein; this translates as MTDALGRLVTVPDRVDRIICSGAGCLRLATYLKVSHMVVAVDSIEKRVNKMDARPYALAQPRYRNLPLFGEFRGNDNPELILSLNPAPQVIFKTGCTGDEAESLQTKTGIPVVALKYGNLVSRREDLYRSLTLMGEVTDVSSRAREVVDFFRESIQDLRKRSAEVDEAPSTYVGGIGFRGPHGLLSTEPTYPPFLFTGAENVAAQGSGAKARHAMVDREALLRWDPQVIFVDLSTLTASGGGALVELRDDPLWAELSAVKNRRLYGVLPYNWYSQNFGNILADAYFVGSVLFPERFADVDVSAKADDIYRFLVGEPVFKRLEERFDGRVFQRLELGR